The DNA region ACCGTGACCAGGTCCCCGCCCCGGGTACCGAGTAACGACTTCACTATGGCGGTCCGGGCCACGACCCCCTCGGGCGTACCGGGCCGCCCGAGCGTGGCAGCCGGGATATGCGGCTGCCAATCCCCCGCGGTCACGAGGAAATCGTATCCATCCGACGGCGGCCGCCGCGCGATTACGCACGACCCGAGGATTTCCTGGAGAGTCCCTGGGAGTCCCCTGCCAATGCACGTTGTCGCACCCACTTGGCACGATGGTGTAATGGCCCGCCCCGTCGATCCGCTGGCCCGCTTCGGCGAGCTCACCCGGCACTGGTTCGCGGGCACCTTCGTGGCCCCGACACCAGCCCAGGCCCAGGCCTGGGCGGCGATCGCCGACGGCGACAACACGCTGGTCATAGCCCCTACCGGGTCGGGCAAGACGCTCGCGGCGTTCCTGTGGGCCATCGACCGGCTGGCACATTCCGACGGCGACGCCGCGGAAACCACACCGAGCACCCGGGTGCTCTACGTTTCGCCGTTGAAGGCACTGGCGGTCGACGTCGAACGCAACCTGCGCACCCCGCTGACCGGCATTTCGCGCATCGCGGAACGCGACGGGGTCGCGCCGCCGAGCATCAGCGTCGGAGTCCGCTCCGGCGACACCCCGCCGAACCGCCGCCGGGAACTCATCGCCAAGCCGCCCGACATCCTGATCACCACGCCCGAATCGTTGTTCTTGATGCTGACCTCGGCGGCCCGCGGGGCGCTGGCCGGGGTGCAGACGGTCATCGTCGACGAGGTGCACGCGGTCGCGGGCACCAAGCGGGGTGCGCACCTGGCGCTCTCGCTGGAACGCCTCGACGCGCTGCTGGACCGGCCCGCCCAACGGATCGGCCTCTCGGCCACCGTGCGCCCGGCCGAGGAGGTGGCGCGGTTCCTGTCCGGCGCCACCCGCACCACCATCGTCGCGCCGCCGGCGACCAAGACCTTCGAGCTCAGCGTGCAGGTCCCCGTGCCGGACATGGCCAACCTGGAGGACAACTCCATCTGGCCCGATGTCGAGGAACGCATCGTCGACCTCATCGAGGCGCACAACTCGTCGATCGTGTTCGCCAACTCACGGCGGCTGGCCGAACGGCTCACCGCCCGGCTCAACGAGATTCATGCCGAGCGGCTCGGACTGGGCCCCGACGCCGCGGACGGCACCAACCCCGATGTCGCGGGCGGCGCGCCCGCCTACATCATGGCCAGCGGCCAAACCTCGGGCGCCGAACCGGTGCTGGCGCGGGCCCACCACGGGTCGGTCTCCAAGGAAACCCGCGCCGAGGTCGAGAACGCGCTCAAGATCGGTAGCCTCAAGGCCGTCGTCGCCACCTCGAGCCTCGAGCTGGGAATCGACATGGGTGCAGTCGATCTCGTCATCCAGGTCGAGACGCCCCCGTCGGTGGCCAGCGGTCTGCAACGCATCGGCCGGGCCGGGCATCAGGTCGGGGAGATCAGCCAGGGCGTCTTGCTGCCCAAGCACCGCACCGACCTGATCGGGTGCGGGGTCACCGTGCAGCGCATGCTGGCCGGGCAGATCGAGGCCATGCGGGTACCGACCAACCCGCTGGACATCCTGGCCCAACACACGATCGCGGCGTGCGCGCTGGAACCGCTGGACGCCGACGACTGGTTCGACACGGTCCGGCGCAGCGCACCGTTTGCGACGCTGCCGCGCAGCGCCTTCGAAGCCACCCTGGACCTGTTGAGCGGCAAGTTCCCGTCGACGGAGTTCGCCGAACTGCGCCCGCGCATCGTCTATGACCGCGACACCGGCGCGCTGACAGCGCGACCCGGCGCGCAACGGTTGGCGGTGACCTCCGGCGGTGCGATTCCTGACCGCGGGCTGTTCACGGTGTATCTGGCCAGCAGCGCGGACACCGAGAAGCCCTCTCGGGTCGGCGAACTCGATGAGGAGATGGTCTACGAGTCGCGGCCCGGCGACGTGATCTCCTTGGGCGCCACCAGCTGGCGCATCACCGAGATCACCCACGACCGGGTGCTGGTGATCCCGGCTCCCGGCCAGCCCGCCCGGCTGCCCTTCTGGCGCGGCGACGGCATCGGCCGCCCGGCCGAACTCGGTGCCGCGATCGGCGCGTTCACCGGGGAGCTGGCCCGGCTGGACCGGCCCGCGTTCGAGCAGCGTTGCGGGGCGATCGGTTTCGACGGCTATGCGACCGACAACCTGTGGCAGCTACTCGACGAGCAACGCGGTGCGACCGGCACGGTGCCGTCGGACACCGCGCTGCTGGTGGAGCGCTTTCGCGATGAACTCGGCGACTGGCGCGTCATCCTGCACTCCCCCTACGGGCTGCGTGTGCACGGTCCGCTGGCACTCGCGGTCGGCAAGCGGCTGTATGACCGCTACGGCATCGACGAAAAGCCGACCGCCTCCGACGACGGCATCATCGTCCGGCTGCCCGATGCCTTAAACGGCCAAGAAACCGCCCCGGGCGCAGAGATCTTCGTGTTCGACCCCGACGAGATCGAACCCCTGGTCACCGCGGAGGTCGGCGGCTCGGCGCTGTTCGCGGCGCGCTTCCGTGAGTGCGCGGCCCGCGCGCTGCTGCTGCCGCGGCGGCATCCGGGCAAGCGTTCACCGCTGTGGCATCAGCGCCAACGCGCCGCGCAGTTGCTGGACGTGGCCCGGCACTACCCCGACTTTCCGATCGTGCTCGAGGCGGTCCGGGAATGCCTGCAGGACGTCTACGACGTCCCGAGCCTGACCGCGCTGATGACCCGCATCGCGAGCCGCCGGGTGCGGATCGCCGAGATCGAGACCGTCACGCCCTCCCCGTTCGCGGCGTCGTTGCTGTTCGGCTACGTGGGTGCCTTCATGTACGAGGGCGACAGCCCGCTCGCCGAACGCCGCGCCGCCGCACTGGCTTTGGACCCCACGCTGTTGGCCGAACTGTTGGGCCGCATCGAGCTGCGCGAGCTGCTCGACGCCGAGGTCATCGCCTCGACCGCCCGTCAACTGCAGCATCTCACCCCGGAGCGGGCCGTGCGCGACGCCGAGGGTGTCGCCGACCTGCTGCGGCTGCTGGGCCCGCTGACCGCCGACGAGATCGCGGACCGCGCGGCCGGCGTCGAGGTGACCGAGTGGCTCGACAGTCTGCGCGGCGCAAAACGGGCGGTGCCCGTCTCCTACGCCGACCGGCAGTGGTGGGTCGCGGTGGAGGACATCGCG from Mycolicibacterium sp. MU0053 includes:
- a CDS encoding ATP-dependent helicase translates to MARPVDPLARFGELTRHWFAGTFVAPTPAQAQAWAAIADGDNTLVIAPTGSGKTLAAFLWAIDRLAHSDGDAAETTPSTRVLYVSPLKALAVDVERNLRTPLTGISRIAERDGVAPPSISVGVRSGDTPPNRRRELIAKPPDILITTPESLFLMLTSAARGALAGVQTVIVDEVHAVAGTKRGAHLALSLERLDALLDRPAQRIGLSATVRPAEEVARFLSGATRTTIVAPPATKTFELSVQVPVPDMANLEDNSIWPDVEERIVDLIEAHNSSIVFANSRRLAERLTARLNEIHAERLGLGPDAADGTNPDVAGGAPAYIMASGQTSGAEPVLARAHHGSVSKETRAEVENALKIGSLKAVVATSSLELGIDMGAVDLVIQVETPPSVASGLQRIGRAGHQVGEISQGVLLPKHRTDLIGCGVTVQRMLAGQIEAMRVPTNPLDILAQHTIAACALEPLDADDWFDTVRRSAPFATLPRSAFEATLDLLSGKFPSTEFAELRPRIVYDRDTGALTARPGAQRLAVTSGGAIPDRGLFTVYLASSADTEKPSRVGELDEEMVYESRPGDVISLGATSWRITEITHDRVLVIPAPGQPARLPFWRGDGIGRPAELGAAIGAFTGELARLDRPAFEQRCGAIGFDGYATDNLWQLLDEQRGATGTVPSDTALLVERFRDELGDWRVILHSPYGLRVHGPLALAVGKRLYDRYGIDEKPTASDDGIIVRLPDALNGQETAPGAEIFVFDPDEIEPLVTAEVGGSALFAARFRECAARALLLPRRHPGKRSPLWHQRQRAAQLLDVARHYPDFPIVLEAVRECLQDVYDVPSLTALMTRIASRRVRIAEIETVTPSPFAASLLFGYVGAFMYEGDSPLAERRAAALALDPTLLAELLGRIELRELLDAEVIASTARQLQHLTPERAVRDAEGVADLLRLLGPLTADEIADRAAGVEVTEWLDSLRGAKRAVPVSYADRQWWVAVEDIARLRDGVGVAVPVGVAAAFLEPVLDPLGELLGRYARTRGPFTTADAAARFGLGPRVAADVLGRLAVDGKLVRGEFVDAPTDVPHGDQWCDAEVLRILRRRSLAALRAQIEPVSTSAYARFLQSWQQVGGPGAGAHTHTVVGVDGLATVIDQLAGLPMPASAVEPLIFGQRVRDYQPAMLDELLASGEVVWSGAGALAAADGWIAFHGADTAPLSLRPPSEIDLTAAHRGILAALEGTGAYFFRQLAVDGVDTETLKAALWELIWAGHVTGDTFAPVRALLSGDRRSGSRRAATPAHRQRRAPRMKSYRIGVNVGAHPRDVDPTVAGRWSLLPIAETDSTLRAHFQADQLLARHGVLTRGAVTAENTPGGFAMLYKVLAVLEDAGRCQRGYFVESLGGAQFATATTVDRLRGFADNIDDERTIGGTSVLAATDPANPYGAALPWPSRAADTDSAHRPGRKAGALVALVDGALAWFIERGGRSLLTFTGDAGVHNAAAAALAELVTQRRIPGLLVERIDGVPVLTDRDSAASAALIAAGFSRTPRGLRLR